In the Candidatus Cloacimonadota bacterium genome, AACAATTATTGTTTCTTCTTTCCTGATATTTGGATAATGCTTAAAAATAAATTCAAAAATTCCGGGATGAGGTTTGGCATAACCGATCTCTTCGGAAATAAAAATATGTTCAAAAAAAGGTGCGATAATGGAATTGACAATCCTTTGATGCTGAACATCAGAAAGACCGTTCGTGATCAAAGCTATTTGGCATTTATCATGAAAATATGAGATAATTTCTAAAGCTCCTTCTAATAAATATGAACAACTCCCCAGATTTTTAAGATATTCTTTACTAATTTGTTTCGGTTTCAGGTTCATTCCTGTTTTCTCAAACAATCTCCGGAATCTTTCAACTCTTAAATTTTCTGCTGTGATCGATCCATTCTCGAATTCCTGCCAGATATTGCTGTTTATTTTTACATATTCGTCATTTAATTTACTCATTTCCGAATCTGGACAAAAAACTGTAAATGTATTATAAAAAGCTTCTTTTTCAGCTTTTTCATAATCAAAGAGAGTTCCGTCCAGATCGAAAAGTATCAATTTGTATTTCATTTTTCATCCATTAAATCTATCATTGAACGGATCAGGAATGACCGATCATCTTTCATTGTTAGAAGTAATTCTCTACTCATATTCGAATCGATTTTCTTCAATCCTCTTGCTGTTATAACTCGTATTTTTTCAGAGCTGGAATTCATATATTTTTGGAGAATGATCGTACTTTGATCAGATTTCATCTCACCGAGAGCTGATAGAACCGTTGTTTTATATTTTCCTTTTTTCAGAAAAGTTTTTAAAGTATCGATATAGGTTGAATCGGCAAGTTCACCGATCAGAGAAATTGTAGTTTTCACCCATAAACTGTCGGAAAGATTTAGACCAGGTAAAATATATTTTTTGAATTCTTCAGATTCCTTAACAAAATTTTTGATAGCTCGATACTCGAGACCTGATTTTGTTCCTAATTTCTCATCATAAATATACTTAGCAGCTTCAGTTTCCCGCCTTAAAAGTATTTCTCCGGCTTTCTTCACTTTTTTTGTATTACTGCCAACTCCCCATCCGGAAGCGATCTTGAATATTTCCGAAATTTTGGCTGATGAATCGATCTCAGTTACTTCTTCCTCCACTTTCCCGGTCATCGGTTCAGAATTTTTTACTAACATAGTATCGAGACCGATCCCGTATGTTCCTTTCTGCCAGGAAGTATCATTGAGACAGTATTCAAGCGGATATTCATCTTCTCCTCCGGTATCGAGAAAAATCCCGATACTTCCGCTTTCTCTGGTTTTATTAGCAAATCCGTAATTACTTGCAAAATTTCTTTCATATCTATCGTCTCCGGAAACATCGAGAAAAACTGCTGCGGAATTAGTCAAACCGAGTCCGTTCCCGCCTTCAACAGAATAAATATCATTTCCCTGTCTATCGATCAAAAAACCGACAGCATAATCATGAGCTGCTCCCTGTCCGGGTCCGTGTTTGGAATAATAATGGTCTTCACCTTGTTCATCATAAAGAAAACCTCCGGCAAGATGAATTCCGCTTCCTTGAGGATAATAAACAGCGTCATAAAAATCGTTTCCTCCGCAATCGATGATCATTCCAAGTGCATACCAGTAAGCAACAGCTTGAGCATAAACTCCTCCCTGATAAGAGTCATTTCCCTGTTCATCGTAGATCAATCCGATTCCTCCGGATAGATCGGGTCGAACACCGAAACCGAAACCTTGTGATAAACTGCGATGATCAAAAGGTGCCAAAGGTTCGTGCAGATATTTTCCGCCGGCATAATAAAGATCATTTCCCTGATTGTCGAGAATCATCCCCGATCCGAGAGTTCCACCAAATCCCTGTCCTAATTCTGTTACGGAATAATTATCATTTCCTGATCCGTCCATAAGGATCGACAAGCCAAAAGATGCAGCTCCGGAACTGTGCAAACCGCAGGAATAAATATCATCACCAGCTAAATCATGCGACAATTGATAACCGAAAAAAGAGGAGAAGGCAAAATCGTTTCCATGATAAATATCATCACCGAAATGATCATAATTGATACCTAATCCGAATAAAGTGAAAAACAGTTCTCCGATTCCGGTACTATGATATAGATCATCACCAGAAAGGTCTAATATCCAGTAAAAAGGGCTTCTGAAATTTGTTCTAATTTCTGTGCTGTAAACATCATTTCCACCTGGATCCAGAATAAAAGGATAAGTATTATCATAAATATCGACTTTTTTTGAACCGATACAGAAAATTCCCCAGGGAGTTTCTTTGACTAATCTTTTTTTCCAGGAAAAGTTCTTTTTTTCAAGATTATTAGATAACACATCAAATCCGGTCTGGAAAATAAAAGCAGAACGCATTAGATCAGGGAAATTTATTTTTTCAATGATGGGAATTATCTCTTCTACTTCCAGCTTCGGATATTCTTTAATATCTGATTCGCGATAATAAGCTTGGTAGCGCAAGCTATCTTCATCTTCCTGCCAGAGTTCGTAGGCAAAATATTCCAGCTTCTTTTTTTCCTCATCAGATATTTCCTGCCAGACTTTTTTGTAATAAAAATCAGCTTTTTCCCAGACATAAAAAGTGTATGAAAAAATATCTTTCGTCTTTTTAACTTTTTTCTGAAAGTAACTGCTGAAATCATTGATAATTTTCTCATCTCTAACATCAGCAGAATAAAGGATATTACAGAAATAATTGATCAATTCCCGGGGATTACTACTTTCCAGAACAACTTTTGTAGCTTCTACAAAATCCGGATATTTCATGGGATCGTTGAGGATATCGACGACTACAGGAAGTTTGAATTTTGTATCGCTCGCCCAATCTTTGAGAAAATTGAGAGCATCCGGTTGCAGGTTATTTTTTCTAAGCATCTTCTCGATGATCTGTTTTTCCTGGTCAGTCATGATCTGTGCCAGACAAAGATCGAATATCATGATAAGAATAATAAAAAGCAAAAATACTTTCATCAAAACTCCTTTTTATTTACGGAAGGATAATTTCTGAAACGAAAATATTATGTCAAGTTTGCAGTTCAATGGATATTGCATACCCTCTTTCTTTTAAAAGAATCTGACATTAAGTTGTGGGAACAATGCTTCTGTAACAGGTTCTGAATTAGTTGCTCTGATAAGCCTTCTTCTGAAGGTTCTAAAAATTGATAAAATTTTACTTGCATCTTCTGGATCATTTCAATTTTTTCTGAGGAGTTCTTTATATAAAAGTTATTGGGAATATTAATATGCCTGGATACTTTTAATGTTTACCGGTCAAACTTTGCTATTTTTTCATTTGACAACAAAATATAAAATTGAAAAAAGATTTCTCTGAAAATGTGATTCTTATTTAAGAATGTAAGTTTTCATTTTTCAGATGATTAAAAGGAAAATTATGGAGCAGAAAAAGATCCTGATCGTTGAAGATGAAGTCATTATTGCAGATGATCTAAAAAACTGCTTGTCTAACTTCGGTTATAATGTTTGCGACATTGTTTCTTCCGGGGAAGAAGCTATTATAAAAGCTGCTGAATCCAATCTCGATCTTATCTTAATGGATATCGTCCTAAATGGTGAAATTGATGGAATTACAACAGCCAGACATATTTATGATACTTATCATATTCCCATAATTTATATCACCGCTTATTCCGGAAATGATATTCTTTCAAAAGCTATAAAAACCAATCCCTTCGGTTATATAATCAAACCTTTTAAGGAAAGAGAATTATATTCAACCATCGAATTAGCCCTAAAAAAATATCTTAAAGAAAAAAGAATATCTTCTAAATACAAAAGAGCTGTAAAACGATATCGACAAACGAAAAAATTCAGCTCTTTGATTTCCGAAGAATTAGAAAAATTGATCCAGAACGAAGTTGTCGGTCAAAGTGAACA is a window encoding:
- a CDS encoding noncanonical pyrimidine nucleotidase, YjjG family; translated protein: MKYKLILFDLDGTLFDYEKAEKEAFYNTFTVFCPDSEMSKLNDEYVKINSNIWQEFENGSITAENLRVERFRRLFEKTGMNLKPKQISKEYLKNLGSCSYLLEGALEIISYFHDKCQIALITNGLSDVQHQRIVNSIIAPFFEHIFISEEIGYAKPHPGIFEFIFKHYPNIRKEETIIVGDNLNSDIKGGEDFGIDTCWFNPKNYKNNLPLKPTYEIQNLSELKKL